A single genomic interval of Zingiber officinale cultivar Zhangliang chromosome 4A, Zo_v1.1, whole genome shotgun sequence harbors:
- the LOC121971643 gene encoding cystinosin homolog: MASWNSIYLDITYQIFGWIAFFAWSISFYPQVILNFRRKSVVGLNFDFLVLNVTKHSSYLIYNAVLFFSPAVQRQYHEKYGSDEMIPVAANDVAFSIHAVALTAFTLFQVLIYDRGNQKVSKACIGISIIVLLSALVCVILAWPKHSWLWLISVFNAIQVTMTAIKYIPQAFMNFQRKSTVGWSIGNILLDLVGGLLNFAQMGIQSIDQNTLVNFYGNIGKTLLSVEVVLFDALFILQHYVFYPVKDENDPTTLEENATSSLLTQEKPEFKNV; this comes from the exons ATGGCGTCTTGGAATTCGATCTACTTGGACATCACTTACCAGATCTTCGGGTGGATCGCCTTCTTCGCATGGTCCATCAGCTTCTACCCCCAGGTCATCCTCAATTTCAGGAGGAAGAG CGTGGTAGGGTTGAATTTCGATTTCCTGGTTCTCAACGTAACGAAGCACTCGTCGTACCTCATTTACAACGCGGTGTTGTTCTTCAGTCCTGCGGTCCAGAGGCAGTATCATGAGAAGTACGGTTCCGATGAg ATGATTCCTGTAGCTGCAAATGATGTGGCTTTTTCAATACATGCTGTTGCACTCACAGCTTTCACATTGTTCCAAGTGTTGATTTATGAT CGTGGAAATCAGAAGGTCTCGAAGGCTTGCATTGGGATTTCTATAATTGTCTTGCTTTCTGCGTTGGTTTGCGTGATCTTAGCTTGGCCAAAACATTCTTGGCTTTGGCTTATCTCTGTATTCAA CGCAATACAAGTTACCATGACGGCAATCAAGTATATCCCACAG GCATTTATGAACTTCCAACGAAAGAGTACTGTTGGTTGGAGTATTGGCAATATCCTGCTTGATTTAGTTGGCGGTTTGTTGAACTTTGCGCAGATGGGTATTCAATCCATAGATCAAA ATACACTAGTTAACTTCTATGGTAACATAGGCAAGACGCTTCTTTCTGTG GAAGTTGTACTCTTTGATGCTCTCTTCATTTTGCAGCACTATGTATTCTACCCCGTGAAGGATGAAAACGACCCAACAACACTGGAAGAGAATGCGACTTCCTCCTTACTGACTCAAGAGAAACCTGAGTTTAAAAACGTATAG
- the LOC121971642 gene encoding LON peptidase N-terminal domain and RING finger protein 3-like yields MPSAESKSPKAAAPTTNRSMILSPGFRSAAAMAGWDEEALLFATLVVEDTPVRESRQHKHKKRLKSPASTTSSTRKRRARRQSGVPIPPVVLCLDDEEEDGVENKKIDKEAEKAVVRTAKEDEKEGALLEEPNKGLPCMDRLREELSCAICLEICFEPSTTPCGHSFCIRCLKCAATKCGKKCPKCRQLISNGRACTINTVLWNTIQLLFPEEVDARKSKVTASETRSRSMQHAQLHTANTSINSRRSSTRSSNIRSGASEASQMTQSRSSRTRVGPSQSEDAAMALRLQREEFMVAFQGNSTQGLRRQALYSAHANIRSMVSRGFYTRTRSE; encoded by the exons ATGCCTTCCGCGGAAAGCAAGAGCCCCAAGGCGGCGGCGCCGACGACGAACCGCAGCATGATCCTGAGCCCCGGTTTCCGCTCCGCCGCCGCCATGGCCGGATGGGACGAGGAAGCCCTCCTCTTCGCCACCCTCGTGGTGGAGGACACGCCCGTGCGAGAGTCCCGACAGCACAAGCACAAGAAGCGCCTCAAGAGCCCCGCAtccaccacctcctccaccag AAAGAGGAGGGCGCGGAGGCAATCTGGGGTTCCGATTCCGCCTGTGGTACTTTGCCTCGACGACGAAGAAGAAGACGGAGTCGAAAATAAGAAGATCGATAAGGAGGCTGAGAAGGCCGTGGTGAGAACGGCGAAGGAGGACGAAAAAGAAGGGGCTTTGCTGGAGGAGCCAAACAAGGGCCTTCCCtgcatggatcgattgagggaaGAGCTCTCCTGCGCT ATCTGCTTGGAGATCTGCTTCGAGCCGAGCACTACTCCTTGCGGACACAG CTTCTGCATCAGATGCTTGAAGTGTGCTGCCACAAAATGTGGAAAGAAATGCCCCAAATGCAGACAACTGATAAG CAACGGAAGAGCTTGCACCATAAACACAGTGCTTTGGAACACCATCCAGCTTCTATTCCCTGAGGAAGTGGATGCAAGGAAGAGCAAAGTTACTGCAAGTGAAACACGGAGCAGGAGCATGCAACACGCTCAATTACATACTGCAAACACAAGTATCAACAGCAGAAGAAGTAGTACCAGAAGTAGCAACATCAGAAGTGGTGCAAGTGAAGCTTCCCAAATGACACAGAGTAGGAGCTCCAGAACCAGAGTTGGCCCGAGCCAATCAGAGGATGCGGCCATGGCGCTCAGGCTGCAAAGGGAAGAGTTTATGGTGGCATTTCAAGGAAACAGCACCCAGGGGCTGCGACGACAAGCACTTTATTCTGCTCATGCCAATATCAGATCCATGGTGTCCAGGGGTTTCTATACTCGCACAAGAAGTGAATGA
- the LOC121971641 gene encoding protein SIEVE ELEMENT OCCLUSION C-like, translating into MQSQGGSECLLPEHEDILMKKILQTHAPEEHQVDSASLLDLTERIFLNFAVSSVRKDCRSKEDAKIVNAVKELGITVHHMSCEMLQHISTDRPPKATTCVLLESLERHRWSTKLTIVLAALASSYGNYWLIARFCLTNPLALSLAAMKGQLRNSLKTTTILNYRLKALRYLLEKMVSVAKCVMAFEILPTNYVSQDYEALAMMKNQVHIASYWVIRSSVECASQITSTIASGVESNLQAKVTPQVWELWSLAKKISYIYEVLRNNFDAFSQQIEKKVHLRLVNLFAGVHDNNQDVLYTLFAQKDDFPLRDSCSQEKVGVNVLSNKVVMLFISSLNIYPEKLLLVVQQSEKKIHNRPEEEYEIVWIPAMFSAQEVERRVYDQVVDILPWYSITEPSNLSSSVMKFIKEVWHFQGDSMMVALDHGGNVSSLDAFDMVAIWGSKAYPFTTSKERELWEEQRWTMELLLDSIDPLFSYWMEERRIICLYGTNDLGWARELSKKMKALSEAGVPVELIYVGSNMQEQTSSTLTRIMEEKLSRYLSHVNIRIFWLRLQSMRSSRQRLGYASESDDSITQEIDSLLSSDTRSSGWLLVGEGASGEVLKLWGNQVLESLSNLHAWGQKIRRLGFLGALLKSLGTSATEPCDYSVVTPFSESSINGESSVCKKCKSIMEKHIMYQCGTC; encoded by the exons ATGCAGTCGCAAGGTGGTTCAGAATGCCTCCTGCCTGAGCACGAAGACATCTTGATGAAGAAGATTCTGCAGACGCATGCTCCGGAAGAACACCAAGTTGATTCTGCCTCTCTGCTCGATCTAACTGAGAGAATATTTCTCAACTTCGCAGTGTCAAGCGTACGAA AGGACTGCAGAAGCAAGGAGGATGCGAAGATTGTCAACGCTGTGAAAGAGCTAGGAATCACAGTACATCATATGTCATGCGag ATGCTCCAGCATATTTCTACAGATCGTCCACCGAAAGCGACTACATGTGTTCTCCTGGAGTCGTTGGAGAGACATCGATGGAGCACGAAGCTGACTATCGTTCTTGCAGCATTGGCATCGAGCTACGGCAATTACTGGCTCATCGCACGCTTCTGCCTCACCAATCCTCTTGCCTTATCGCTCGCAGCTATGAAGGGTCAGCTAAGGAACAGTCTGAAAACAACTACCATATTGAACTATCGGTTAAAGGCTTTGCGATATCTTCTTGAGAAAATGGTCAGCGTGGCGAAATGTGTGATGGCGTTCGAAATACTGCCGACGAACTATGTGAGCCAAGATTACGAAGCCTTGGCAATGATGAAGAACCAAGTCCATATAGCTTCCTACTGGGTGATCCGAAGTTCAGTAGAGTGTGCTTCGCAGATTACTAGCACAATAGCTTCGGGGGTCGAATCGAACTTGCAGGCAAAGGTCACACCTCAAGTATGGGAACTCTGGAGTTTAGCTAAAAAGATCAGCTACATATATGAGGTTTTAAGAAATAACTTTGATGCCTTCAGTCAACAAATAG AGAAGAAAGTACATTTGAGACTCGTGAATTTATTTGCTGGAGTTCATGACAACAACCAGGATGTTCTATACACATTATTTGCTCAAAAGGATGATTTTCCCCTCAGGGATTCTTGCTCACAGGAGAAG GTTGGTGTTAATGTATTAAGTAACAAAGTAGTGATGCTCTTCATCTCAAGCCTGAACATATACCCGGAAAAGCTTCTTCTCGTGGTACAACAATCAGAGAAAAAGATTCATAATAGGCCAGAAGAAGAATATGAGATTGTTTGGATTCCAGCAATGTTTTCCGCACAAGAAGTCGAAAGAAGAGTGTACGACCAAGTAGTCGACATTCTCCCATGGTACTCTATCACCGAACCTTCGAACTTGAGCTCATCGGTTATGAAATTCATAAAAGAAGTATGGCACTTCCAAGGAGACTCCATGATGGTGGCCTTAGATCATGGCGGAAACGTATCCTCCCTAGATGCATTCGATATGGTCGCAATTTGGGGCTCGAAAGCTTACCCATTCACAACTTCAAAAGAGAGGGAGCTATGGGAAGAACAAAGATGGACAATGGAACTTCTACTAGACAGCATAGATCCGCTTTTCTCCTATTGG ATGGAAGAGAGAAGAATCATCTGCCTCTATGGAACTAATGATTTAGGATGGGCTCGAGAGTTGAGCAAAAAAATGAAAGCCCTCAGCGAAGCTGGAGTCCCAGTAGAGCTCATCTACGTGGGAAGCAACATGCAGGAGCAAACCTCAAGCACACTGACAAGAATCATGGAGGAGAAACTGAGCAGGTACTTGTCGCACGTAAACATCAGGATCTTCTGGCTGCGTTTGCAGAGCATGCGAAGTTCGAGGCAGAGACTTGGGTACGCAAGTGAATCTGACGACTCCATCACGCAAGAGATAGACTCCTTGCTGAGCTCCGACACACGAAGCTCCGGCTGGCTGCTGGTCGGTGAAGGGGCGTCCGGTGAAGTTCTTAAGCTTTGGGGTAATCAAGTGTTGGAGTCTCTGTCAAACCTCCATGCATGGGGGCAGAAGATTAGGAGGTTGGGATTCTTGGGCGCCCTCCTGAAATCCCTCGGCACTTCGGCCACAGAACCCTGCGATTATTCCGTCGTGACCCCTTTCTCAGAGAGCTCCATTAATGGAGAGTCGTCGGTTTGCAAGAAGTGCAAGTCTATAATGGAGAAGCACATCATGTATCAATGCGGGACGTGTTGA